The nucleotide sequence ataacggccgtccaatttataatgattcgattgcctttcaCGAATACATAAGATATACACAtctttaaaagtatttataaaaataatataaaatgaggtatctaagTCTATGATAGACCAATAAACAAAactgtcggcaagggtttttatataagtttttataatctgcaattgatattggaagaactataacatGTATGGAAATTGAGTTGCTTTTTTCCGTCAGGTAGACAGTCTCCACAATATAGCGAGGAGTGGCGAAGCTCTTAAAAGACAGGATCAATGCAGCAATAGTTGAAGAAATGTTTCTAACGTATTAGGTATGCATGTCTTTGAATTACTTcttatattttctacaaattgttaataaatattttttttattcgactTGAAACCTTTTTTGACCACTCCGCGTATTTTCGATGATAATGCAGATACAATTATTACCAATAATGAATCATCACTCTGTTCTATGGCGtttagttattgattttttgattatgTTTACCattgtgaataattatttgCTAGGAATATCTTGGAAATAGTTTGATTTTCAATATAACAAGTAAAAtctgttaattttttcttgagtttcaaaaacttaattttatttctgataAAAAGGATACAATATATACAcattcgacatttcttatacaaaatatacattACAAGGTAAAACCAAGAACAACAAGTTGTTACAGAGTGAAACATacctttttctaaaatttccatAATTAATGTATCGAAATTTTCGTGAAATTATATGTCGTATACCAAATTTATCAGATTACTACaacataatgaaaaatatgactTCTCTgagtcaaaaaatttatttttgcattgCTTCCTACATATATagtgatttataattttctgattAAAGTAATTGATCAGCTAAAGTTTACAAGCCTTGGAATAATCGTGAGTTTCACGCACGAtcgatatttttcattctttatcAACACAGTGTATACAGGATTaaacaaaagtaataaaatggcTGGTGAAAAATTAGGAATACAAATATAAAAGGCAGTAATTTTAATAGATTATTGAGGTAGGCGTCATTTGCTTAATCTATTTCGTTTTCTATTACAAGTAGGGTTGAATAAAtcgtattttgaattataaaaagcTTGTTGTGTTCTACACTTGCTAATCTAAGTGCTACCAACACCCACGTGATTGTGCAAATGAgccaataataacaataattaaaaagacTTTAATTGCGATACTGATATAGTTAccgcataaaaaaatttacttatcATTTTATAAACTGAATTCgtgttcaaaatttcaattttcaaaattatgaaagagCTTTAGAACGAAAAGGGTATATAAaggtttatttcaaataattttcatatatgaTTAACTATAAAGACACATTATTTGTAACTGGTACTCTCCATTCTGGATTCTGCGGTTACAGTGTAGTATAGTacgaataaaattgttttaatttaacgTAAACCTTATTAAGAAATCAACTATTCTTCTGGAGGTCTTCtcttttaatgataaaaaaagacaTTCATATTCAGTAATTCAACTTCTACAAATTCCGAACTgcttttctaaaatttatcaGCACAATGGGATCATTATTCTTCTTTATGAATTTTCTGTGGGCACAAATGAAGattatcaatcaaatatttattgttcgaGAAATGGGACTGACTTTCGTTTAACAATAAGGTTTACGAATGAACAGTTAAATTTAAACGGTCACATCATGCATCAATATTTGACAGACGACTCGTGGCCAGAAAGCTCTGTACTGAAGGATAATCGAACCCAGGATCATGagttaagtaatttttttttcgaaattgtgaCATGTTTTAAAAGGATATCATTTTAGAACTCTGTAAAACGTTCTAAAGACTGTGACCAAAAGTGGGAACAAGGATTCTCCGGTATATACAAGCTGCCCAAAGATACACCTTTGAGGGTCTTTGTCTTAATGTTGCTAATTGCATAATTGTTTTATTGCTGTAAATGTATCAGTTTCGCAAAATATCGTATAAAGTGATCATGAAAATTTAGTTAGTTCGACATGATGATAGTTCAATCGATACCATCCAACTTTTTTACCCAGCTTACAATGAGATGAAtcatattttcgttattattaCACAACACTAATTTTAAGAAGTGAGCGACTATTAGGTCCAGTTCAGAGAAATATGATTGCTATTGTACAAAGTGAACATGTGCCGGAAAACTGATTTTACGAACACATCTAAATCTCACAGCGTCCTGTGTTTATGGGGTTTATGCGGCGCCGGCGCTGTGGCCCTAAAACGGTCACATGTCACAGTGCACTGTGCGAGGAATGCTCCGAAGAATCGGCGTTAGGCTTCGAGTCGGCTGCGGCAATCTTCTTTTTTGAGACGCCTTGTAAAGTCGACTGTCGCCCGCCGAGGTTATTGTCGACTGTCGTGTCTCTCGTTAGGCCGCCTTAGTTGAAAAGGGTACGGCGTTAACCGTCCTGtttcctgaaaaaaatatattatttatttaactatatAATTCTAACATTTTTCTACTACCgcgtaaagtacgtactttagacACACTTTCGTGTGCGTAAAACTTCactttacgcactagtgcgGTGAAAAACATACTTTAAGAAGTATTgagtaaagaaaattattaataagttCTCCATAGCGTAATGGCTAGAGTACAAGGGTCACATCACAGAGATCCAACGTTCAAGTCGcgtttattctaatttttttttacttgtgtagtaataattataaaatttaataactgcACAAAGTGCACCTTGAATATTAGTATAATTACTAATTGAATTCGTCTGTTGCTTTCTTAATTTGTTCCaatcttgattaaaatgttcaaaatattaataaatatacagggtttttcaaaacgttcgcatgCGTGTTATATCACTACATTtagcgaaaaaaatcgattaaaaatcaccaaacaatcacatgtctgTAATGCATAGATTAATCgtaaattaacaataaggtttagccaatcaaagcttgtggaacgtTTAAGTACCTCCCTATCGAGCGGTCGAGAGAgtcataaaagtatttagctgctgccgcatttttgaacttACCTTTGTTTCTAAAACGTACTCGAAAATTTTTCGGCGCATATTATTATCGATCGTTGAACTGCTGCtggctaaaccttattgttaatttgcgattaatctatgtgttatagacatgtgattgtttggtgatttttaatcgatttttttctcttaatgcagtgatataactcgcatgcgaaCGTTTTAAAAGACCCTGTATAGATTATTTTATAAGGAATCAATAAAAGCGTTATAGtttcttctaaataaaaattaggcttactttacgcactagtgcgtGAAGAAACATACGATTGGTACCCTTatggttacttttcgacataatcaccgaagagattgagacatttgtcatatctgtggacaagctttccAATAACcttttcaaagaaagttgccgtcAATAATTTCAAGTAGAATACAATAGAGACCttgaaacttttggaaattccgtagacgaAGCATTAATAGTGAATCTGCGTTTTTTTAACCATACTGTCGACTCGTTGTACCAGGTCacctgaaacgacagatttgcatCCTtaatcatgcacatcattatggccatctttaaacttttgacaccatacacacgactcattctcctaTGGATTTCTGCAGTACTATGGCCTTCAGTCTGTAGAAATCGAATCACACtccgcaattcacacttggcgggagcatcaattatggcggacatgtttacgtggttGTAGCACAaagccgactgacgcctgaatgtcaataATGGCGGAGTATGTAGTGcaagagcttcgcagtcgctacagcgcatgcccgctttcgctttcttctgcccgcgtagcgtctgcacggagcgatcggaggttgaagaaaaaaacgacCCTCGTACTTTACGTGTTAGTGCATTAGTGCGAGAAGAAAATTACCACTAAActtctgtattttgataaaattttcgtaaGTAGAGAAAATAATGTGTGTAATTCATGTGTAAAGTAgccttttttcgaaaaaaggctactttacacacttgttacataaataactatttcagtTTACAGTTCCATCTACGagctcaaatttttttcaaaaatacttttttgagaGCGGATTCTACAAAATACAATTCCACAGAATGAATAAACAATGATTCTTTATTACCTTATAACAAAAGCTAACAtcgatttttttagtttaacgttaagaaatataatgaaattttgggtagttatctagattaggttacacccctccgatttcattaggattttagtatgttataaagaaaattacgctgAAAGATTAGaatcaaataatgatttttcagtggttgtaatatttgaattaatcgttgaaacctaacctaacctaatctaacctaacctacatacttctctacaaaatgaaatccaatcacaagcaggggttgctgttatcgaaaactcttccatggttttttcttgatgaggtggtcgacaataaataaaatacatcatactaaattttaacgaaatcggaagGGTGTAACTTAATCTagataatttacaaattttattcaagacCAAGACTGGTTTAGTCttggacctaacctaaccaaaattgaAGTAGATACATGtttcttttaatataattagcaacatttttatagattccaaaattttattttaacagtgCGATAGTGACCAAGTTTTATACTGTAAGTGGTAATTGCGGATTATTTCCCATGTTTCAAGTGAACTTTCAGAATTATATTGACGTTAATTAGGGCTCTTTTGAGAGAAGAAAGCTACTGTTAGAATActtaattattttagattttcctaggtcttctttgccttcttttctaatatctttttgtttctGTCACTCTTCTTATTAGGCTTTGTGGGTTCTCTCTATGTTTCCGTACCagtttaaatatcttttaaCTATCTTGTTTCCTATTGGCtcttttttctataattctatATAATTACTTCATTTCTTATCTTATCCATCTCCGATTTCCTCGCTATTTTCGTTAGTTATTTTACCTCCGCTGCTATTATTCTACTCTGTGTCTTTTTGTTAATTATCTAAGCTTCACTTTCATATATTAACGTAGTTACTGCTATCGAgttatatacttttaattttatgtttttaccTATTActttttttccgaaaatggtCTTATTTAGAGCACAGTATATTTGatttacttttataataaaGTTCGCTTTTTCTATATCTGTTTTTCCGTTTTCTATGAAAATGATTCCCAGGTATTCAAAAGATATGTAACTTGATATTCACTTCCATTCTCAGTACTcctattatctttatttatatgtctactttttctttcattttttaaatgtatctgcTACTATTACTATATCGTTTGCATATActaatccatttatttttaccGGTCCTAGGTTTTTGTAGCCATGTATTGTATCAAATTATAGTTTTGATCAACGTTTAAAGAAAATGTTGGACTCAAAAATATCGATTCTAGAATTTGAACGAATAACAAATTGCGAAAAAACCTAAGTCTTGCATTTTCATTCTTGGTTTTGCAAAAGTGGTACTGCTCGGTCTTGGacctgtttttcttcaatccAGGCTTGCTCATCATGGTGTGAAACCAATTGTATGTATAACTTTTGAAACCGTTGAATAATCTGGAGAAAGTTTTTATCGTTATATTGTTGATGAACTCAGAACGAAGCACATTTATGAAGACACAAGGTGGTCAGGCTAAATTaccataaaattatataaacgaATATATAGAGTATTCATTTATGCTAGAGAGAGTTACTATGTTACTAACATTTCGAAATTCCTTTCCTAGAGTATTTAAAGCTTTTCTCAccttaaaatgttgaaaatatagaGGTTGGTTAtggttattgatttaaaaataaaaatccataaacactaCCTTAAACCTTTTATCGCGTTCACTGCCTATATAACCgtacaaaaaaactataaaagctCTTAAAAGCATTGGATTGATTTTAACACCACGGAAGTGTAGTCATTTTATGATATACGAGgatatgttaaaaaattcttagcctactttcgaaccaaataaaatttcagtgtcaaaatattttattactcaacgtattctcctcttaattggatacatttattatagcgaacctgcaacgtctctagacctttaaaaaaaatctttcttcttactctgcaaaccagacctccacagcttttattacctcctcgttgaaagaaaatttacgaccttttaatctttttttcagttgaggaaagagatgatagtcggactgagccaaatttggtgaataagggggttgttctagtaattcaaaccctaagtcaggaattttttgaatggcaacatgagatttgtgtgcaggggcgttgttccacaaaacaaaacaattttggatagttttccgcgtcttttctctttaattttttcctgtagagtggtcagtaatatcgaatagtaatctccagttattgttccaccattatccaaaaaatcaatcatgattactccatggcaatcctaaaaaactgaagaaagaACTTTTCCATCagtttttttaaacgaaatttcttaggtcttggagaaccagagtgtcaccattccatcgattgttgcttagtttctggatcgtagaaatgtacccaagttttcaaatcgagcacagatcgaacacgatgcttctacccttgcacacTTTTGGtgaacattcaaacatttggggatccattttgcagcaatttttctcatgtccaaattgatgtgaactatataaagaacgcgttcgtatgaaatattcagtgcttcagatcagatccgttttagcccaattcgacggtctgataaaatcatgtcacgaactgcatcgatattttcggggactgacacagaaactggccatTCCGAtgggtcatcatcttcaatcgaaaatttaccttttttgaaGCTTACAGTCCAATTTTTACAGGtgcttgatgatggctcgatactccaatttttcgattttcacaattttggtggacatcttttttcttttatttcattgcgtggctctggtttactttttgacatcaaacttcacactgacacttctaataagttattgttcgttgctatggtaacgcaatattttgtttatgcatggaactgctctaagctaactagatatcaGTACATCCTCGTACATAGGTAGAAATAGGTgcaaaaaaaagatattttaaaaaattaatactggaaaaaaatattaaactcgGAGCAAAAGTgtgatttacaaattttgaagcTGAACAAAAAGTAGTCTTTTATTCTGAAATAGCCGCTGAGCGTATAGATATCATCTTGTTTGTCTCTCTGATTGTAATTTTTAGGCCTGTAGCTTgcttatttttctcaaataatgacttatttttatacttatCAACATCACATTAAGCTTTTGAATACTACTATCTCTACGAGTTCCTGCTTCTGTCAGAActtcttatttatataatatttttttttaattataaatccGAGAGCAGTCAGTCTTTAGCGAGCTATCTAGAGGGGTGTACCAAAGTATTTTAAATACAGAAGGGTTGAACGAAGAAAAAACACTATTCATGTTTCATTTGCCGTTCTGAGACAAATTGTgaggaattttcaaaatctcaATTCCTGTTCTTTCAAAtctaaaaatggatttttttccatataactCAGTTCTCTACAATCTACGTGATTTTCTAGTTGTTAGTATAAGAGATACGCACTCCAAAACCAAATGATGATACCACATTAGCTCAATTAGATGATCAATGTTTAACAAATACAATGGATAAAAATGGAATGTTAAAATGTGCATTGATTTGTTGCACACAATACTTGAAGTTGTCTACGTGTTGTGCCTGTATACGAAGGTGAAGAAAATAATGGCAAATATAAAGGGTGTTTCAACGATTTATAATAGACTATTGggtatataattattgatatttgcCACTTTACTTACCCCGAAGAAGCCGTTGTGACCATTGATGTCGTCACAGCAGATTGGGGAGCTGAAGAAGCATTCTGTTGTTGAGACAATGATCGGTATAACGGTGAGTTGACGAAACGTGGATAACTATCCCTATGCATTAGGGTATATATTTGAAGTTGTGCCTCTTCAAACATTTGTGGAGTCGGTTCCACCATGTTACGATTTACAATCTCACGTACTCTCGCATCCAGCGACACCTATATCAATAAGTAACATCAAATAGCTCAGTTGATAATAATAAGTCACTATTAATAAAGTTACGATGAATatgttataatattaaaaaggaATTTGACTTTTGTGTATCGTTAAAACAAATTCTTTACTCTGAAGTTTTGTTTCACATTAATATTTTATGGAATACAAACCTCCTTGGGAGAAAGAATCGAAATATAATCTTCGTAAATAATTCTTGCTTTCTCTTCTACTGCCTCTAAATTCGTTTCCCGTTTGAGTTCTTCACACGctaaccaaaataatatattttcttccgAGTATTCTCCTCTTAGAAAATCCCTAAATACCTGCCGACccgctgaaaatatattttacaagaTTATTAATGAGATATGAAATAAGGTAACAAAAGTgggaaatatataatattaagcACACTGTATAAATCTTAAGTAACTGTCCAATTTTGGATGGTGTTggaacataattaaatttttaaatcagaGGGTGCCTCTTAAGTAATATCGGTTTTCTTATGTGAAAAACTACGCCTCAGTTTAAACATGCGTATCTTGTTAGACTGACTAGTCTCTAATTCTATTAAAACTTTTATCTTTTAACCCTTCTATCTTTGATTATTTATGAGGAAGGGCGAAATTCATGTATTGTTAAGACATCAttcgaaacaaaaaagtttataatagCCGAGGTAGTGAAGAAAATATGGGAAATTAAAGAGAAAGATACAGTTTATGGGTAGACGGCACAGCGTTGATTCAATCGTTTTAATAGTGGAGATTCGACGCTTATTCATACTCAGGTCGTACACATGCGCGGAATATTTAGGTTACAAGGGAAGTACCAGCACTCGCCGATTATTGAAGTCCTTTGTGTCTTCTAAAGAAACCATATTCAAAATTCAGGTAAGATCAATAAAATTTGTCGAATAACCGAGATTCAATGAAACGTCGTATCGAGTAAGGGTGTGTAAACAGCTTCTCATAGTACGGGATCTCGCTGCAAAATTATGACATGAAGAATGTAcacaataatcaatatttcatttggaagTATTTTTACGAGTGGTggaatgtatttttcataaggtgccaattaaaaattacccaCGAGtactattaattaaaatctaaTTAATTGACTTTTAGTAATACATTTCGTTTACATCTTAAGGAAATTAAACCTATAGCACTTTACAACAGTgattttgaaagattttaaaaattttagattagatttttgaaagattttaaaGTCACAGTTGCTGCTGATTGGTTAGCCATAAACTCTGAGCACCCAGGTGTAAACAAGTATGATTTCGTAAAAACTTCTCGCTCATTAtgtatattcatttaatttacaccacattaaagttatttttttttctgtatttaattttataaaggtgcctgtaaaaaaacctcaaatcGAAGTTTCCTTAATGTATTTCACACACAAAACTATAATGTATGTGaggaatttattgaatatttttaaccGAATCTTACAATATGAAATCGGAAAGTTTTCAATTACCTGGACTTTTCATGAGTTTTTCGAAAGATCTGCCCCAATTCCGGATCTCTTCTAACGAAggactgaaaatatattttattattagagtTATTTTAGAGTTTACATTGAAGCCATATACTGTGGAGACCACTAATAGTATGTACCGGGTGGACAGACTATATTATGGctttaggaaaaaaaaataatggccTCTTTCCaatatgtgaaaattattttccgaATTTCaggcgtatttgaaaatatgaaattaaaaaatcatttttttaaatttacccATTTAAGTGGCactttatatacgataatcgatttcttcaacaaattctgtgcattttttatttaacaagtttttgtctatctcttcaaataagaggggggagtgggaacgttattataaaaaatgcctGTAGGTTCGATTCCGCTTTCCGATTTTTATGAACTTCGAAGGAGCTTTTGTtcagcaatacaaaatatataaattctaatttaataaGTAACGTTAATGCTAGAGGGCgatgtttcatatattttatatattttgatttatttaattaacgGATGTAAATGTCTTTTTTCTTTCCCGAGAAAATTGCCACAATTTTTTTAAGCGTATAGTTGAAGCTGTTGAAGTTAGTTGTGttcaattttatctattattcaaaaatgttttattttttgtcagtGAATTAAATCACAACTGACTATTAAATATGATTCACGACGATATAATGGTAGAGTAAATCGCCATAATATGCACTACTGGTCTAAAACGAATCCCCTTTTGGATGCATAAGATCCAACATTAGGGTCATTGGTCTGTAAATGTGTGGTGAGGCTATGCGGACAAACAATTGGGCCATTTATTTAAATGATACagttaatgaagaaaaatattagttCTTAGTTGTCCATCCAGTACTTGGTGAAACtggaaatattcataatttccGTAGAGAAAGAAATGCGGTTTTCTTTccataatttcattcaaaatctcAATACCTATTATTCGTAGTTGACATGATATAGTTTGTCGAAACCACAttttaaaaatacgaaaatacaagttatttcatcaataatacAGAGTATTGTGTCGTAGTTTTTCATTTCACAATGATTCCCGAACTATAAagtaaaaaccaattttttttctaataaaatttttgggaaatatttAAGATTGAGTTTTAAGACAATCTTAAGAAGTCAATTGTGCAAAATTCATGGACAAGATGATTTCTTTCACCTAAGAATTTCTTCTAATATATAGCTCAAAATTGTTCTGTCACCTGGTTAGTTTTCGAAGAATACTGCTATCTCATAAGTACGTTAtgaatgatattttgaattttgcgAAGGgattactaaaaatatttttgatttttataaaatgtgtggtagaaaagtattaaaaataagaatgtaGACTACAAAACTCTACCTTTTTTGAAGATAGATGGATCTGACATGTAGTTCTAAAACATTCTCGCTGGATACACTGTTGTCagattatcttttttattggCTGATATGTGATATTTAATCGAAATACATACTCATTACTATATTAGTAATTAATTACaagtaaaatatgaattatttggCCTTTATAGCTACATATAAATACGAGGTGGGATAAAAAGTATGGTTCGTGAATCCTTATACTTTCAACTACAGTTTGCTACTATAGTCGCTTTAAAAAAACGGTTTCTGCGCTGACTATCGTGAAATATAAATCTTAAGCAACGCGTCAAGTTTTACCTGATTATGAGAAAACAGGGGGAGCATTTGTAATCTCAGAAGTTAATAATGGTGTGTTGAAACATATATTCTCCATTGTGACAATGGCTCTTGCTAAAAATAAACGAAGGGCTGAAAGGGAAACGTGAAAtgaaaaacttccaaaatgCTTCAGCCATAGAATTATCATTGGGCTAGGTACATTGCTAGCAGGGCAGTATGTAAAgagattaattcaaatttcatattagttactttgttttaatgatattaaaGTCTTTTTTGATGAAACCTCGTAGAAAGAAATATGTGAGTATGCGA is from Diorhabda carinulata isolate Delta chromosome 1, icDioCari1.1, whole genome shotgun sequence and encodes:
- the LOC130897094 gene encoding regulator of G-protein signaling 17 yields the protein MSCSVTERVPDNRGAVVGPQGGAGPTGTTVTVTGTGCRLRGTGASNVSLAPSPNSRGSIPISSAPQNGPQSSAQGAPLRPKPCCLLWCCCCKCPCSNPGGKANDENGPNRNSNNSDVMLNCELEPPPSLEEIRNWGRSFEKLMKSPAGRQVFRDFLRGEYSEENILFWLACEELKRETNLEAVEEKARIIYEDYISILSPKEVSLDARVREIVNRNMVEPTPQMFEEAQLQIYTLMHRDSYPRFVNSPLYRSLSQQQNASSAPQSAVTTSMVTTASSGKQDG